From Hyphomicrobiales bacterium:
CGGCCGGCGCAACATCTGGACCTCGGTGCCCGATACGCTTGCCTCCATCGCCAACTACCTGCGCGCCCATGGCTGGCAGCCGGGCCGCGACTGGGGTTTCGAAGCGGTCATCCCGACCTCCGTCTCCTGCTCGCTCGAAGGCCCGGATCTCGGCATGACGGTTGCCGACTGGGCGGCGCGCGGCGTTACCCGCGTTGCCGGGCGAAAGTTCCCGTCGGGCGAGCTCGGAAAAACCGGTTTCCTGTTGATGCCGGCCGGTCGCGCCGGCCCCGCCTTCATCGCCACGCAGAATTTCTACACGCTGAAATATTACAACGAATCAGACCTTTACGCCCTCTTCATCGGCCACCTCGCCGACCGTTTCTATGGCGACAAACCCTTCGTCACGGACTGGAAACCGGTCAGCGGCCGCTTCCGCCGCGCCGACGTGCAGGTCATGCAGAAACGGCTGATCAAGAAAGGCTACGACGTCGGCGGCGCCGACGGGCTGGTCGGCTTCAAGACCCGCCGTTCGATCGGCGCCTGGCAGGAGAAAAACGGCCGCGCTGCGACCTGCTTCCCCGATTCCGACGTGGTGAAGGCCATCCGCTGAGGGGAAGGTTTTCAGTCCGGAGCCAGTTGGTGCGCACTGCCTTCGCGCCGTGCCCTCCCCGTCACCCCGGACGTGATCCGGGGCCTATTGCCCCTCTCAGCATGGTATGCGGGGAGAGGCTCCTGCACGCACTCTGCCCCACTCACCACCGCTTCCGATCTCGGCAAACGCCATCGGATGCCGGATCAAGTCCGGCATGACGGCGGAAAGGTGATCGACAGAATGGAGCTCCGTTCTATTCGGAAGCGCCTTCCCCCTACCTTTTCGCCCCGAGAAGCGCGGCGGCGATCGCCGAGCACAAGGTCGCGGCGGCGTAGAACCAGATGCCCGGCAGGGTGACGGCCGCGGCCAGTCCCGTCGTCTTGGCGGCAAAGATCGCCAGCGCCACCACCATCACGTCCATCATCGACCATTTGGAGACGGCGGCGAGCGCACCGAGCGAGCGTCCGCGCCCGTTGCCGAAGGCTGTGAAGAACAGAAGCACCAGCTTGAAGGCGGGAAAGACGATTGAAAAGGCGCCGATGACGACCGCCAGAACCCAGTCGTCACCCTCCGCGAGCCCCGAAACGATCTGCAGCAGCGTCGGCGTTTCCTCGAAGAAATAGAGCTTCTCGAACCGCGCCAATGGCAGCGTCAGCCCGAGGCCGAACGAAAACGCCGCAATCAGCAGCAAGAGGGGAAGCACCAAGCGCATGTCGTCTCTCTCCGATTCCGCTTGCGATGATCTTGCCAGACCTTGCCCGCCATGTGACACAACGAAAGACGACAGACCAGCGAGGAGCCGCCCGCATGTCGACCGGAACGCATGAATACGCCGACGATCCGCGCAACGCGAATATCCTGATTTCCGTCAACGGCGATTTGGTGCCGCGCGACAAGGCCGTCGTCTCGGTGTTCGATTCGGGCTTCATCCTGGGTGACGGTGTCTGGGAGGGCCTGCGCGTCGTCGATGGCCGCATCGCCTTTCTCGATGATCATCTCGACCGGCTCTATGTGGGGGCAAAGGCGCTCGATTTCGACATCGGCCTGACAAAGGCGGAAATGGCCGCCCGCCTGTTCGACTGTCTGGACGCCAACGGCATG
This genomic window contains:
- a CDS encoding paraquat-inducible protein A codes for the protein MRLVLPLLLLIAAFSFGLGLTLPLARFEKLYFFEETPTLLQIVSGLAEGDDWVLAVVIGAFSIVFPAFKLVLLFFTAFGNGRGRSLGALAAVSKWSMMDVMVVALAIFAAKTTGLAAAVTLPGIWFYAAATLCSAIAAALLGAKR